One genomic segment of Petrotoga olearia DSM 13574 includes these proteins:
- the iscB gene encoding RNA-guided endonuclease IscB: MQRVFVLDKNKRPLMPCHPARARELLKKGKAAVFRYHPFTIILKDRAGGDTQPTHVKIDPGSKITGVALIGNFKNGKKVIWSAEIQHRGQSIKKALDTRRALRRSRRNRKTRYRKARFDNRERSKDWLPPSLMSRVENILTWIKRMRHFALITGISMELVRFDTQKLQNPEIKGIEYQRGTLYGYEIKEYLLEKWGRKCVYCGKENVPLEIEHIIPKSKGGSDRISNLTLAFHECNQKKGNQSIEEFLANNPERLNQIKSESKKSLKDTAAVNATRWYLFNQLKKERLLIEVGTGGKTKYNRETQNYPKKHWIDAACVGESGQNVQIEPDMQVLEITAMGHGTRKMCNVDKYGFPRSHRRAKNAPNGVKGRTYMGYKTGDIVLAVIPKGKNAGIHIGRIAIRQQPNFKLNDLDGINPKYLRLLQRNDGYGYQTARKEGEKLLHSSYH, from the coding sequence GTGCAAAGGGTATTCGTATTAGATAAAAACAAGAGACCACTTATGCCATGCCATCCTGCTAGGGCAAGAGAGTTATTGAAGAAAGGGAAAGCAGCAGTATTTCGATACCATCCATTCACAATTATTCTGAAAGATCGTGCAGGCGGCGACACGCAACCTACGCATGTTAAGATCGATCCTGGAAGTAAGATCACTGGAGTTGCTTTAATAGGCAATTTTAAGAATGGTAAGAAAGTTATTTGGAGCGCTGAAATTCAACACAGAGGACAAAGTATCAAAAAAGCGTTAGATACTCGTAGAGCTTTAAGACGTTCACGAAGAAACCGAAAGACAAGGTATCGTAAAGCAAGGTTTGATAACAGGGAACGATCAAAAGATTGGTTACCACCTAGTCTTATGAGTCGTGTAGAAAATATACTCACATGGATCAAACGTATGAGACACTTTGCACTAATTACAGGTATTTCAATGGAGTTAGTCCGTTTTGACACTCAAAAGCTACAAAATCCAGAGATCAAGGGAATAGAGTATCAACGAGGAACACTGTATGGATACGAAATAAAAGAGTATCTCCTTGAAAAATGGGGTAGGAAATGTGTATATTGTGGTAAAGAGAATGTACCGTTAGAAATAGAACATATCATACCCAAATCTAAAGGTGGAAGTGACAGAATAAGTAATTTAACATTAGCCTTTCACGAATGTAATCAGAAGAAAGGTAATCAATCTATCGAAGAATTCTTAGCCAATAATCCAGAAAGGTTAAACCAAATTAAATCAGAATCAAAGAAATCACTCAAAGATACAGCAGCAGTCAACGCAACACGTTGGTATCTATTCAACCAGTTAAAGAAAGAAAGATTACTTATCGAAGTTGGAACTGGAGGAAAAACAAAGTACAATCGTGAGACACAAAATTATCCCAAGAAACATTGGATAGATGCAGCTTGTGTAGGAGAAAGTGGTCAAAATGTTCAAATTGAACCTGATATGCAAGTTTTAGAAATCACAGCGATGGGTCATGGAACACGTAAGATGTGTAATGTAGATAAATATGGTTTTCCAAGAAGTCATCGCCGAGCAAAAAACGCCCCGAACGGGGTCAAGGGAAGAACATATATGGGATACAAAACAGGCGATATAGTATTGGCAGTTATACCAAAAGGGAAAAATGCAGGTATCCATATTGGACGAATTGCAATACGTCAACAACCAAATTTCAAGTTGAATGATCTAGATGGTATAAATCCAAAATATTTGAGGTTATTGCAAAGGAATGACGGTTATGGATATCAAACAGCAAGAAAGGAGGGAGAAAAATTACTGCATTCCTCTTACCACTAA